From a region of the Agrobacterium tumefaciens genome:
- a CDS encoding type II toxin-antitoxin system HicA family toxin, giving the protein MSNAHELARGHKQLLPLIEFALSEGWAVSRTSGGHLKFIKPGLPPIFTSSTASDHRAGRNARAMLRRANRQNAEARPDGKETGHG; this is encoded by the coding sequence ATGTCGAACGCCCATGAGCTTGCACGAGGCCACAAGCAGCTCCTGCCTCTGATTGAATTTGCACTGAGCGAAGGCTGGGCCGTTTCTCGCACGTCGGGCGGTCACCTCAAATTCATCAAGCCGGGATTGCCGCCGATATTCACGAGTTCGACAGCCAGCGATCACCGCGCCGGGCGCAACGCCCGCGCAATGTTGCGCCGCGCGAACCGCCAGAACGCCGAAGCCCGTCCTGATGGAAAGGAGACCGGCCATGGCTGA